One genomic window of Methanosarcina acetivorans C2A includes the following:
- a CDS encoding tetratricopeptide repeat protein has protein sequence MIRKDKIEKPFEWDPPAPSTVYIKIKNIPYETFKTRLNQGLVTTELDQIRYRLERRIYCCGVCSKYINGYCIITNRRVEPGWICKSFVPKEEFIYLDARPARGDSEGFRYLSEIGLERDRTEEKGEAGNPETGGAESIYEEGVALYRQGRLRLALKAFDRVLEENPRDFPALYHKGNSLLKLKRYEEALEIFERAAEIKPENAGLWTNMGFALKKLERFRDALEAFEKSISLNPVQKNAWEGKDSVLSLISLCEEKLSEYEKILERNPGDPDALFKTGKLWLRFGEQEKAMQAFKNALEVKPENAEAWKLRGKILFKAGSEKEALHAFENATRLKPDHPEAWYERGKVFLKLGNLRAAENAFKIAADLWESKGLKTRAESARENIRRMSPGKA, from the coding sequence ATGATCCGCAAAGACAAAATCGAAAAGCCCTTTGAATGGGACCCGCCTGCTCCTTCAACAGTCTATATTAAAATCAAAAATATTCCTTACGAGACCTTCAAAACAAGGCTGAACCAGGGGCTGGTTACTACCGAGCTTGACCAGATACGGTACCGTCTGGAGAGGCGCATCTACTGCTGCGGAGTCTGTTCAAAGTACATAAACGGGTACTGCATAATCACTAACCGAAGGGTTGAACCCGGATGGATTTGCAAGTCTTTCGTGCCAAAAGAGGAGTTCATATATCTTGATGCCAGGCCTGCCCGAGGGGATTCGGAAGGGTTCAGATACCTCTCGGAAATCGGGCTTGAAAGAGACAGAACGGAGGAGAAAGGGGAAGCCGGAAACCCGGAAACCGGAGGGGCAGAAAGCATTTACGAAGAAGGAGTGGCTCTCTACAGGCAGGGAAGGCTGAGGCTTGCACTCAAAGCTTTTGACCGTGTGCTGGAGGAAAATCCTCGGGATTTTCCAGCCCTATACCATAAGGGAAATTCCCTCCTGAAACTCAAACGCTATGAAGAAGCTCTTGAGATCTTCGAAAGAGCTGCCGAAATCAAGCCTGAGAATGCAGGGCTCTGGACTAACATGGGTTTTGCTTTAAAAAAGCTCGAACGTTTCCGGGATGCGCTTGAGGCTTTCGAAAAATCCATTTCCCTGAACCCTGTGCAGAAAAATGCCTGGGAAGGCAAGGACTCCGTGCTCTCCCTAATAAGCCTGTGTGAAGAGAAGCTCAGCGAATATGAAAAAATCCTGGAAAGAAATCCCGGGGACCCCGATGCCCTGTTCAAAACCGGGAAGCTCTGGCTCAGGTTTGGCGAGCAGGAAAAAGCCATGCAGGCGTTTAAAAACGCCCTTGAGGTAAAGCCTGAAAATGCCGAAGCCTGGAAGCTCCGGGGAAAAATTCTCTTTAAAGCCGGTTCGGAAAAAGAGGCTTTGCACGCTTTTGAGAATGCAACCCGGCTTAAGCCCGATCATCCCGAAGCCTGGTATGAAAGGGGAAAGGTTTTCCTGAAACTCGGAAACCTGAGAGCTGCAGAAAATGCTTTTAAGATTGCAGCTGACCTCTGGGAGAGTAAAGGGCTTAAAACAAGAGCTGAAAGTGCACGTGAAAATATTCGTAGAATGAGCCCAGGAAAGGCATAA
- the glgP gene encoding alpha-glucan family phosphorylase, with product MATIGYFSMEIGLRNEIPTYAGGLGVLAGDTIRSASDLKIPLVAVTLVSNKGYFRQSLDVMGNQTEKIEEWTPSSFMTRTPQEVSVKIQDREVKIQAWQYNCKSLTGGCVPIIFLDTNVEGNAWEDRGITDFLYGGDHTYRLKQEIVLGIGGVRMLNALGFKVRKYHMNEGHSSLLALELLKCNNKDATKVKDLCIFTTHTPVEAGHDKFDYRLVDDLIRDKNDVEILRRFGGEDRFDTSLFALNLSNYVNGVTKRHSRVSSELFPGYSIQAITNGVHSYTWTSPFFRKLFDHYLPGWANEPELLVRIGGIPDDEIWQARRNAKKALIDEVNKRTGAGMDYETLTIGFARRMAEYKRATLILSDLERLRKINRRGRIQLIFAGKSHPNDGAGKQLIRDIFRSIETLRNEIKIVFLENYDMELAAKMVSGVDVWLNTPTRPYEASGTSGMKAAHNGVVNFSVLDGWWIEGWIEGVTGWSIGPKPEEHLSGEEARLAELDDLYNKLYYIIVPTYYERRDEWFKLINNSIGMIAYYFNSHRMMRRYVTHAYL from the coding sequence ATGGCGACTATAGGATATTTTTCGATGGAGATAGGACTTCGCAATGAAATCCCTACATATGCAGGTGGACTTGGAGTGCTCGCAGGTGACACAATCCGTTCGGCTTCAGACCTCAAAATTCCGCTTGTAGCAGTTACTCTGGTCAGCAATAAAGGATATTTCAGACAGAGCCTTGACGTCATGGGGAACCAGACCGAAAAAATTGAAGAATGGACCCCTTCGAGTTTTATGACCCGAACGCCTCAGGAAGTGAGTGTTAAAATTCAGGACAGAGAGGTTAAAATCCAGGCATGGCAATATAACTGCAAGAGCCTTACAGGGGGATGCGTACCCATTATTTTCCTCGATACCAATGTAGAGGGGAACGCATGGGAAGATCGTGGGATCACAGATTTTCTTTATGGAGGGGATCACACCTACAGGCTCAAACAGGAAATAGTGCTCGGGATAGGGGGAGTGAGGATGCTTAATGCTCTGGGCTTTAAGGTCCGGAAATATCATATGAATGAAGGGCATTCAAGCCTGCTCGCCCTGGAACTCTTAAAGTGCAATAATAAAGACGCTACGAAAGTAAAGGACCTCTGCATTTTTACCACTCATACTCCCGTGGAAGCCGGGCATGACAAGTTCGATTACAGGCTTGTGGACGACCTTATCCGAGATAAAAACGATGTGGAGATCCTCAGAAGGTTCGGAGGGGAAGACCGCTTTGATACGAGCCTTTTTGCCCTAAACCTGTCTAACTATGTCAATGGCGTCACGAAGCGGCACAGCCGTGTCTCAAGCGAACTATTCCCCGGCTACTCTATTCAGGCAATAACAAATGGTGTCCACTCCTATACCTGGACTTCTCCTTTTTTCAGGAAACTTTTTGACCATTATCTGCCAGGCTGGGCAAATGAGCCTGAACTTCTGGTAAGGATCGGAGGAATTCCGGACGATGAAATCTGGCAAGCCCGCAGAAATGCAAAAAAAGCCCTCATAGACGAGGTCAACAAAAGGACAGGAGCAGGCATGGACTATGAGACCCTGACAATAGGTTTTGCACGGCGTATGGCTGAGTATAAACGTGCAACCCTGATCCTATCCGACCTTGAAAGACTTAGAAAGATTAACAGAAGGGGAAGAATTCAGCTGATCTTCGCAGGCAAATCCCATCCGAATGACGGAGCCGGCAAACAGCTTATACGAGATATTTTCAGAAGTATCGAAACGCTCCGAAACGAGATCAAGATCGTCTTTCTGGAAAACTATGACATGGAACTTGCCGCAAAAATGGTTTCCGGAGTTGACGTCTGGCTGAACACTCCGACCCGCCCCTACGAGGCCTCGGGCACAAGCGGCATGAAAGCTGCCCATAACGGGGTCGTAAATTTCAGTGTACTTGACGGCTGGTGGATTGAAGGGTGGATCGAAGGGGTAACCGGCTGGTCCATAGGGCCCAAGCCCGAAGAACACCTCTCAGGAGAGGAAGCAAGGCTTGCTGAGCTTGATGACCTCTACAACAAACTCTACTACATTATCGTCCCCACCTACTACGAACGCAGAGACGAATGGTTTAAACTGATAAATAACTCGATAGGCATGATTGCATATTATTTCAACAGCCACAGGATGATGAGGCGTTATGTTACGCATGCTTACCTGTAA
- a CDS encoding sensor histidine kinase, producing the protein MYEIECGQEERRIRRYNSVLEGINRIFSSVVNVETEEELGNACLSVALEITGSRIGFVGEVGADGLLHDIAISEIGWEECLMYDKTGHRRPPGDFILHGLYGFVINSGKSFFTNNPSSHSESIGLPQGHPSLISFLGVPLILDRNTKGILAVANREGGYSLVQQEDLEAIAPAVTQALERKKVEQERKYAEEALKEAYQSLEDRVRERTAELEKAYNSLKESEESLAEAQRIAHIGNWDWNIVTNKVYWSDETYCIFGLDPQKLEATFDLFFSYVHPDDRNPIENAVEKALKGESYSIDYRLVLPSGERTVHSYGKVIFDNKNIPIRMKGTTQDITERKKAEESLENMKEISIKEIHHRIKNNLQVISSLLDLQIDIFSNREICKTPEVIEAFRESQNRVVSVALIHEELYKSKGMDSLDFAAYLQKLTKNFLKSYNIDADDINLKLDFEQVYLGMDTAVPLGIIVNELFSNSLKHAFPNKREREIKITLQKEENVYKKASFHYMLTVTDNGKGIPEEIDIQTADSLGLQLVNILVEQIDGCIELKRNKGTEFTIWFNNIEK; encoded by the coding sequence ATGTACGAGATAGAATGCGGGCAAGAGGAGCGCAGAATACGCAGATATAATAGTGTTCTGGAGGGAATTAATCGAATCTTCAGCAGTGTTGTGAATGTTGAAACAGAAGAGGAGTTGGGGAATGCTTGTCTATCTGTGGCACTAGAAATAACCGGTAGCCGAATTGGCTTCGTTGGTGAAGTCGGGGCTGACGGGCTACTGCATGACATCGCAATAAGCGAGATAGGATGGGAGGAATGTTTGATGTACGACAAAACAGGACATCGTCGCCCTCCAGGTGATTTTATCCTTCACGGACTATATGGCTTCGTAATCAATAGTGGAAAGAGCTTCTTTACTAACAATCCGTCATCACATTCTGAAAGTATCGGGCTGCCTCAAGGTCATCCCTCACTCATTTCATTTCTGGGTGTGCCCCTTATCCTAGATAGAAATACAAAAGGTATACTTGCTGTTGCAAACCGCGAAGGCGGCTATAGTCTGGTGCAGCAGGAAGATCTCGAAGCTATAGCGCCGGCAGTGACGCAGGCGCTAGAAAGAAAAAAGGTAGAACAAGAACGAAAGTATGCTGAGGAAGCTCTTAAAGAAGCATATCAGAGTTTGGAAGATAGAGTTAGAGAACGCACAGCAGAACTTGAGAAAGCTTATAATTCATTGAAAGAGAGTGAAGAAAGCCTTGCTGAGGCTCAAAGAATAGCTCATATCGGAAATTGGGATTGGAACATTGTAACCAACAAAGTATATTGGTCTGATGAAACATATTGTATTTTTGGGCTTGACCCTCAAAAATTAGAGGCAACTTTCGATTTATTTTTTAGCTATGTTCACCCAGACGACCGAAACCCCATAGAGAATGCTGTTGAAAAAGCTTTAAAAGGAGAATCCTATAGCATTGATTATAGGCTTGTTTTGCCTAGCGGAGAGCGCACAGTCCATTCATATGGAAAAGTCATTTTTGATAACAAAAATATCCCCATCCGAATGAAAGGAACAACTCAGGATATCACTGAGCGAAAAAAGGCTGAAGAATCTCTGGAAAATATGAAGGAAATTAGCATAAAAGAAATCCATCATAGGATTAAGAATAATTTACAGGTGATTTCATCCTTGCTTGACCTTCAAATAGATATTTTCTCTAATCGTGAAATATGTAAGACCCCAGAAGTTATTGAGGCTTTTAGAGAAAGCCAAAATCGTGTAGTTTCAGTGGCGCTGATTCATGAAGAGCTATACAAAAGTAAAGGAATGGACAGTCTAGATTTTGCGGCTTATCTTCAAAAACTCACTAAAAATTTTTTAAAGTCATATAATATAGACGCTGATGATATAAATCTGAAACTGGATTTTGAGCAGGTTTACCTTGGGATGGATACTGCGGTTCCTCTTGGCATCATTGTCAATGAATTATTCTCAAATTCTTTGAAGCATGCCTTCCCAAATAAAAGGGAAAGAGAAATAAAAATAACATTGCAAAAAGAAGAGAATGTATATAAAAAGGCTAGTTTCCACTATATGCTTACAGTAACAGATAATGGAAAAGGCATTCCAGAGGAAATAGACATTCAGACTGCTGATTCTCTCGGACTTCAGCTTGTAAATATCCTTGTTGAACAAATAGATGGGTGTATCGAGCTTAAAAGAAATAAAGGAACAGAATTCACGATATGGTTTAACAACATCGAGAAATGA
- a CDS encoding IS1 family transposase (programmed frameshift), which produces MNCPRCKSSNHTKNGIVCGRQRYKCHDCGYNYSVELKSTASSPLVKRQALQLYLEGLGFRSIGRFLGVSHVSVQKWIMKFGQEIGELKSENEISIVELDEMHTYIGNKKYCWIWIAVDRVGKKFINCSFGSRGTKTGQLLWEKLKKKEIGEVMTDHWRAYAEFIPENIHTQSEAETYTVEGYNGILRHFLARLRRKTKCYTKSLEMLKYSVLLLMKHRNKELSIFS; this is translated from the exons ATGAACTGCCCAAGATGCAAAAGTTCCAATCACACAAAAAACGGTATAGTTTGTGGACGTCAACGCTACAAATGCCACGATTGTGGATATAACTATTCAGTCGAGCTAAAATCAACTGCTAGTTCTCCTTTAGTTAAGAGACAGGCTTTGCAACTTTATCTTGAAGGATTAGGATTTCGCTCAATAGGACGATTTTTAGGGGTAAGTCATGTTTCTGTCCAAAAATGGATAATGAAATTTGGTCAGGAGATAGGGGAGCTAAAAAGCGAAAATGAGATCTCTATTGTTGAACTGGATGAGATGCACACTTACATCGGTAAC AAAAAATATTGCTGGATCTGGATTGCTGTTGATAGAGTTGGGAAAAAGTTCATCAACTGCTCTTTTGGTAGCAGAGGAACGAAAACTGGACAACTACTCTGGGAAAAATTAAAGAAGAAAGAGATTGGAGAGGTGATGACTGATCACTGGAGGGCATATGCAGAGTTTATTCCTGAAAATATTCATACTCAATCCGAAGCAGAAACGTATACAGTTGAAGGATATAATGGCATATTAAGGCACTTTCTGGCAAGGTTGAGACGAAAGACAAAGTGTTATACGAAGAGTCTTGAAATGCTAAAGTACTCTGTTCTTCTATTGATGAAACACAGAAATAAAGAGTTATCTATATTTAGTTAA